A single genomic interval of Eriocheir sinensis breed Jianghai 21 chromosome 33, ASM2467909v1, whole genome shotgun sequence harbors:
- the LOC127006633 gene encoding double-stranded RNA-specific editase 1-like isoform X8, producing MANEDLNSGHDMDVKMEGGEGQAMVSDSDASMQEGEHQQTETRKRPWEKPGGRTNGIKVKRKKVPGAKNLKIRRYVQPKNAVMCLNELRPGVTYTTEQEGGVGQPFCISVEVPGAIDGQKYRGFGSSKQLAKQAAAEAALISFVKPPVTTTESQEEDKTPWATLASFAIYKLFNDWREGRVGMCPPPSQPYGAAIPPGVKAFLSQPLGAAAAAAAKEDSPQAAAFTEAICAHLGGRAPNTPAADPKSTEPLNAESKFPFQSTEPVKVPNPAKQIPESAAAMHPVMVLHQMKPGLQYNITQTTRESKPFFTVTSDIDGKEFSGEGSNVKKAKFFLAKAAILGLYGVESTFEVPA from the exons ATGGCCAACGAGGACCTGAACAGTGGTCATGATATGGATGTCAAAATGGAGGGTGGAGAG GGTCAGGCGATGGTGTCTGACAGCGATGCCTCCATGCAGGAAGGCGAACACCAGCAGACCGAGACACGCAAGCGGCCCTGGGAGAAGCCTGGAGGTAGGACCAATG GCATCAAGGTCAAGAGAAAGAAGGTGCCAGGAGCTAAGAACCTCAAGATCCGGAGGTATGTGCAGCCCAAGAATGCTGTCATGTGCCTCAACGAGCTGCGGCCCGGCGTCACCTACACCACGGAGCAGGAGGGAGGCGTTGGCCAGCCGTTTTGCATATCTGTCGAGGTACCTGGTGCG ATTGACGGACAGAAGTACCGAGGGTTTGGGTCGTCAAAGCAGTTAGCTAAGCAGGCAGCTGCAGAGGCTGCACTCATCAGTTTTGTAAAGCCGCCAGTAACCACCACCGAGAGTCAAGAGGAGGACAAGACCCCTTGGGCCACACTTGCATCCTTTGCTATCTACAAGTTGTTCAATGACTGGCGTGAGGGCAGAGTAGGCATGTGTCCCCCTCCATCACAGCCCTATGGAGCTGCCATTCCCCCTG GTGTCAAAGCTTTCTTGAGCCAGCCTCTTGGGGCTGCTGCAGCTGCTGCCGCCAAGGAAGACTCACCCCAGGCCGCTGCATTCACtgaggccatctgtgctcactTGGGTGGCCGTGCCCCCAACACCCCTGCAGCTGACCCTAAG tcaaccGAGCCACTGAATGCAGAATCAAAATTTCCATTCCAGTCTACTGAACCAGTGAAAGTTCCCAATCCAGCCAAGCAGATTCCAGAAAGTGCAGCAGCCATGCACCCAGTAATGGTGCTGCACCAGATGAAGCCTGGCCTGCAGTATAACATAACCCAGACCACACGTGAAAGCAAGCCATTCTTCACTGTCACCTCTGACATTGATGGCAAGGAGTTCTCTGGCGAGG GATCAAATGTCAAGAAAGCCAAGTTCTTCCTAGCCAAGGCAGCAATTCTGGGATTATATGGTGTTGAATCCACCTTTGAGGTCCCAGCCTAA